A portion of the Stella humosa genome contains these proteins:
- a CDS encoding tripartite tricarboxylate transporter substrate binding protein — protein MTTGRRAFGRTLGSLLLAAGLSAVGAAGAAAQAPFPSKPIQLIIPFAPGGATDITSRALAKAAEATLGQPIAILNKPAGGGTVAMQEIARAQPDGYTLINFTAIQAAIAPHMREVPYDPVKDFTPVMFYGAFNTYVAVRADSAYKSLADLLDFARKNPRVLTSGISVIGASSHLGMARLAGDSNAQVTFVPFGGGAPAITALLGRHVTSAVTSGEVLPHVQSGDLRLLATLMAQRAPETPDVPTVRELGFDWDINSWLGIAGPPGMPAAVTQRLEQAFLAAMDDPGFRKSMTDMAMVTVKTDAAAARRQLEGDVKAFGEILKGLKMGRYAQN, from the coding sequence AGGCGCGCTTTCGGCCGCACTTTGGGTTCATTGCTGCTCGCGGCCGGCCTCTCGGCGGTCGGCGCGGCTGGTGCCGCGGCGCAGGCGCCGTTTCCGAGCAAGCCGATCCAGCTCATCATCCCGTTCGCGCCGGGCGGCGCCACCGATATCACCAGCCGGGCACTGGCGAAGGCGGCCGAGGCGACGCTGGGCCAGCCGATCGCCATCCTGAACAAGCCGGCCGGCGGCGGCACCGTGGCGATGCAGGAAATCGCCCGCGCCCAGCCCGATGGCTACACGCTGATCAACTTCACCGCGATCCAGGCGGCGATCGCCCCGCACATGCGCGAGGTGCCGTACGACCCGGTGAAGGACTTCACCCCGGTCATGTTCTACGGCGCCTTCAACACCTACGTCGCCGTGCGCGCCGATTCCGCCTACAAGTCGCTGGCCGACCTGCTGGATTTCGCGCGCAAGAACCCGCGCGTGCTGACCTCGGGCATCTCCGTCATCGGCGCCAGCTCGCATCTCGGCATGGCCCGTCTTGCCGGCGACAGCAATGCCCAGGTGACCTTCGTGCCGTTCGGCGGCGGGGCGCCGGCGATCACCGCGCTGCTGGGCCGGCATGTCACCTCGGCCGTGACCTCGGGCGAGGTGCTGCCGCACGTGCAGTCGGGCGACCTGCGCCTGCTGGCGACCCTGATGGCCCAGCGCGCGCCGGAGACGCCCGACGTGCCGACGGTGCGCGAACTGGGCTTCGACTGGGACATCAACTCCTGGCTCGGCATCGCCGGACCGCCCGGCATGCCGGCCGCGGTGACCCAGCGGCTGGAGCAGGCCTTCCTGGCCGCCATGGACGACCCCGGTTTCCGCAAGTCGATGACCGACATGGCGATGGTGACGGTGAAGACCGACGCCGCGGCCGCGCGCCGGCAGCTCGAAGGCGACGTGAAGGCCTTCGGCGAGATCCTGAAGGGCCTGAAGATGGGGCGGTACGCCCAGAACTGA